The DNA window GGTTGATGCTCATCCATGAAATAGAGGATGGTCTGCGCCTGTTTGCCGTCTGCGCCGCCGTAGACCGTTGCGTTGAGGTAGTACGGCTTGTCCTGCGCGAAGAAGCCCATGCGTGCATTGGGTGTGGGTGCGGATGCTTCAACGAGCTTGCGCAGTTGCGCGATGGCCGCAGAACTTTCGCCGTGCAGTGTGCCGCCGTGCGACCACCACAGTGTGGGTGTGGTGTCTTCGTTGAAGGCGGCTTCTGTGTCAGGTAAATAAGTTTCGCCGTGCGTGACGTAGCAGCCGTTGATGACACCGAGCCAAAAACGACGCACCATTTCAGCGGCGCTGATGTTGCCCCAGCGTTTGTTGAGGTTGCCCTCATACTTGCATTCGTCAAAGCCCACTGGCTTCTTCCATGCGGCGAGCCACTGCGGTGCTTTGTCGAACTCGTCGGTCTGCAGGCTGGCGTGGGTAACCCACGGGTGCGCGTAGTCGTATGGCGTGACGGAGTAATGGATGCTGCGCAGGTGATGATGCGCGTCTGCTGCTTCGAGGACGTGGAAGAGGCGATCGAAGTCGGCGAGTGTCTTCTGCTTCATCAAGTCCCACTCGTTTGCGAGCGACCACCAGACGTTGCGATAGGCGCCGAGGCGCGCGACGACGTAGCGCAGATAGAGCGCGTCTGTCTCTGGCGACATGGACTGATAGCCCCAGCGGTCGTAGGGATGAAACAAGATGAGGTCGGCTTCGATGTTGAGCTTCTGCAGATCGAGGATGCGTTGTTCGAGGTGAGCAAAGAAGCGTGGATCGAAGCGGGTGTAGTCGTTGGTGTTGTTGGTGCGCGGGAAGGGATAGAACGGCGGTTCGTTGTGGTTGTACTCGTAGTGCTTGGGGAAGATGCACATGCGGATTTTGTTGAAGGGCGCGGGCTGCAACGTGGCGAGTGTTTGCTGTTGCAGCGATTCGCTTTGATGAATCCATGCATAGCTTGTGGTGCCGAAGGGGAAGTACGGCGTGCCATCGGCGTAAGAGAAGTGTTGCGTATTGTGAACGATGATGGGACCGTGCGCATTTGGCAATGGCCTGGTGACGGTGAAGTTGCCGGTCTTGCCTGCGAGCGATGCGTTGTTGCTGGCGGTGGCGTAGGTCCATTCGCCTTCGGCGTCGGGCATGAAACGGACTTTGTAGTTCCCTTCGCCATCGTAGAAGCCGGGCACGCGAACGTTGCGATGGCCGAGGTGGAAATCGGCAGCGAAGTCGACTTCCATGAAGGGATTGCCGGTGGCGGGGCCTTGCAGCGTGAGTTCGAAGACCTCCCATTGAGGTATGGGTGCGTGTTGCTGCCGGGCTTTTGGCTGTTGTGCTGTGAGCGTGGTGGGCAACAGGGCAGCAGCGGCTCCGCTGTACTTCAGGGCATCGCGACGAGTGAGGTTTGGCACGGCAATAGCGTATCTCGTTTTGGGGCGCAATTTTTCATGAACGATGCCGGGGCTTTATGCGTATCGAAGAGTACGGACCGGACCTTCGCTTCTTCTATGTCGTCTTGCGACGTCTGGTTCCCTGTTCCAAACACACGGGAGTTTCGCGATGCGCCTTCGATTGGTTCGCACACTTTTGCTTGCAGCACCACTCGTTCTTACCGGTGCTGCGTTTTCCGTGAATGCGCAACAGCCGGCGGCATCGGAGCAAACGCAGGCTGCGCCGGTGTGGGACATTGTGAGTATCAAGCCGCATAAACCGGGCGATGAAGATGTAAGCGAGCACTTCTCGCCTGCAACCTACACGGGGCGGAATGTCACCTTCAAAATGCTGATCAGCCAGGCCTATGGCGTGAAGGAGTGGCTGATCTTTGGAATGCCTTCGTGGGTGGGTTCGCAGCACTGGGATATTGAAGCCAAGGTCAGCGAGCCGGATATGAAGGTGATGCGCAAGTTGAGCCGCGAGGAACGACGGGCGATGTTGGTTGCTCTGCTGCGAGACCACGTTGGGCTGGTGGCGCATAAGGAATCGAAGATGCAGCCAGTGTTTGAGATGACGGCGCTGCCGGAGGGTGTGAAGTTCAAGGCAGTACCGGCGCCTTCGAGTTCTGATAGTGGGGAAAAGCCGAGGCAGGGAAGCCAAATGACCATAGACGATGGTTTGATCAGCGGCAGAGGCGTCAACATGACAACACTGGCCGATGCGCTGGCCTCCAAGGTGGAACGCAACATTGTGGATCAGACCGGCCTGAAGGCGGAGTATGGCTACATTATTGATCTGCACTGGACGCCGGAGGAGCGCGACAAGGGCAATGACAACGGCAGCGGAACCGATGCTCCTCCACCTTTTTTTGAGGCTGTGCGCGAACAGCTTGGGCTGAAGATGGTGCCGGGCAAGGCCGAAGTGCCCACGGTGGTGGTGGAGCACATTCAACAACCGGATGCGAATTGATAGATTCTGCATTCCGATGCGGTGCACGCTGCGGATACCATCGTGACGGCGTTCTCGCCCTACCTACAACTATGCTCACTCTGAATCGTTGCCGCCTGTTTGTTCTGGCTCTTGTCCTCTGTGGCATGGGCTCTGCGATGTGCCGTGCTCAGACGCCGTACACGGGCCCTTTGCCGGTGTTTGATGTGGTGACGATCAAGCCACACAAGGCTGGTGACAACAACACGAGCGTTAGCCGCAGTCCGACTAATCTGCAGGCGACGAACATCTCGTTGAAAGAGATGATCGCGGGCAACTACAACGTGAAGGCGTGGCTGATCTTTGGGCTGCCGCCGTGGGCTGAGTCGCAGAAGTGGGACATTGTTGCGAAGGTCAGCGAGCCTGATCCGGCGGTGATGAAGAATCTTTCGCGCGAGCAACGCAATGACATGGTAAAGGCGCTGCTGAAGGAACGCTTTGGTCTGCAACTGCACATGGATAGCAAGGTGCAGCCGGTGTTTGAGATGACAGCGATGCCGGAGGGTGTGAAATTCAAGGAGAGTGCGCCACCACCGAAGAATGATGACGGTACTCCGGGTAAGAGTCCGGGCGCGAGCACGAGCACGTCCGACAGCCACATGGTGGCGCACCACGTGAGCATGAAGAGCTTTGCGGAGAACCTGTCGTATCGCGTGGAGCGCACGGTGGTGGACAAGACGGACCTGCACAGCGAGAACGGTTACGAGCTGGAGCTGTCGTGGACGCCGGACGAGAAGAACAACGGTGGCGATAACGGATCAGGGCAAGAGGCTCCTCCGCCGATCTTTGCGGCAGTGAAGGAACAGCTTGGGTTGAAGCTGTCGCCTGCGAAGGCTGAGGTGCCGACGATTGTGATTGATCATGTGCAGATGCCGGATGCGAACTAACTTCCGGCATTTCGATTTACAACGTTGTACAGATACCATCGGAGGGGCCGTGCGTGTCTCATCTGCAACCATGATTAGCCTGAATCGTCTTCGTCTCATCGTGCTGGGTCTTGCGTTATGTGGGACTGCGGCTTGTGATGCCCAGATGCCGCTGCCTCCGCTGCAATCCGGTAGTGGAGGTTACACGGGTGAGGTGCCGCAGTTTGACGTCATCTCCGTGAAGCCGCATAAGCCTGGCGAAGACAGGATGATGATGCACTGGGGGCAATCCGATTACAAAGCGGTCAACATGACGCTGAAGAACATGATCAGCAACGTGTACGACGTGAAGTCATGGCTGGTGTTTGGCTTGCCTGGGTGGGCAGAATCGGCGCACTGGGACATTGATGCGAAGGTGAGCGCGCCGGACGTGAAGGTGATGTCGAGCCTTACGAATGAGCAGCGCCGCACCATGATTGGCGGCATTCTGAAGGAACGTTTCGGCCTGGTGGTGCACACAGAGAGCAAGGTGCAGCCGGTGTTTCTGCTGACGGTGATGCCCGACGGTCCGAAGTTCAAAGAGAGCCCTGCGCCGCTGCCGCATGCAGAAGGCGAGAAGCCGAAGCCGCACGGCATGTGGCGCATGGGGCCGGGTTCGCTTTCGGCGACGGATATGCCGATGCCACAGCTCGCGGGCAACCTGTCGTACTTCGTGGAACGCACCATCGTGGACAAGACCGGGCTTACCGGGAACTACGATGTGGAGTTGAAATGGACACCGGAAAGCCGTGCCAATGCAGGAACGGATAACGGCACCGGCGATGCACCACCGGCCATCTTTGAAGCCCTGAAGGAACAGTTGGGGTTGAAGCTGACGGCGGATAAAGCGCCTGTGCCTACTGTTGTGGTGGATAAGATTTTGCAGCCTGAGGCGAATTAAGTTTTGTTGGTTTCCTTGCGCGTTGTAGTGGTGCGAGAGGAATGCAGGTCCCCTTCGCTTTGCTCGAGGGCATGCTTCGACTTCGCTCAGGATGACGGCCTTCGACCGTAAGAGCTTCGCTGGTGACGAACTTCATTCGTAGGAGCTTCGTGTTGCGAAGCTGGTTGGTTCTTTGGCTGGGAGCTTTGCGCAGTGTAGGTGAAGGAGAATGTGTCGGGATTCTTCGCTGTGCTCAGAATGACGAACTTACTGGAGAGGCAATGCGAATAGCGAAGGTGATGATTGCGATGGTGATGGTGTTGCCGTATGTGGCGGTATCGCAGGAGAAGACACCGTTGCAGTTCGATGTGATTACGGTGAAGCCGCACAAAGAAGGCGACACCTCCATGTGGCGACGATGGACAAGCAGCGGGCTGGAGGGACACAACCTTTCGCTGAAGAGCCTGGTTTCTGTTGCGTACGATGTGCAGCCGTGGCTGGTGTTCGGGTTGCCGCCGTGGGCGGAGTCCACGCGATGGGACCTTATGGCGAAGGTCACCGATCCAGAGATGAAGCCGATTGATAAGCTCACCGGGCCGGAACGGCTTGTGTTGATTGGCAGCATTCTGCATGATCGTTTTGGGCTGGTGGCGCATAACGAGACCAAGGTGCAGCCGGTGTTTGTGATGACGGCGATGCCGGATGCTGTGAAGCTGAAACAGAGTGCGCCGCTGCCGCCGGGTGAACCGCTGCCGAAGTTTGGACGCAGTTCGTTTTCAATCAACAACGGTGTGGCACAGGCTAAGAATGAAAAGCTTGCCGATCTGGCGAGTACGCTGTCGGGGATGGTGGGACGCACCATCATCGATAAGACGGGCCTGACGGGGGAGTACGATTTTGAGTTCCGATGGCAGCCGGAGTCGCAGGCAAACGGCGGCGATAACGGTGCGGCAGATAGCGATCGACCAGCAACGATTGTGGATGCGTTGAAAGAACAGCTTGGATTGAAGATAACGGCGGATAAAGCGCCTGTGCCTACGGTGGTAGTGGACAAGATTTTGCAGCCGGAGGAGAACTGACGTTGCGGTCGATGGGGTTTTGGCGACGATGCTGTTATGCAATTGTGTTGCTGAGTGCAACGCGCGTTGCTGCGGCGCAGGACACACCGCAGTTTGACGCAATTACAGTTCGTCCGCATGACAAGAACGATCCCAGCCAGGACGGTGGTATTCACTGGGCTGGGTTAGTCTTTGAAGCAAAGAATGTTCCGCTGACATTCCTCATGGTGCAGGCCTTTGGGGTGAAGAAGTGGCTGATTGCGGGTTTGCCCGCATGGGCAGAGAAGACTACGTGGGATGTGAACGCCAAAGTCAGCGAAGGCGATCTGAAGCTGATGCAGAACATGACGCGCGAGCAACGCAGCAGGATGTTGCAGGCGGTGCTGGCGGAGCAGTTCCAGTTGCGCTACCACTATGAGTTGCGCGTGGAGCCGGTCTATGAACTGGCAGTATTGCCCGGCGGTCCAAAGTTCAAACCAACCCCTTCTGTGGCCCATGGCAGTGGATGGACCTTTACGCAAGGACTGGTCAAGGTAGAAGCCATCACCATGGCGCAGTTTGTGAATGGTCTTTCGCCGCTGGTGGAGCGGGTGGTGGTGGATAAGACTTCGTTGGCCGGGATGTATGACATGGAACTCCACTGGACGCCGGAAGCGAGCAGCGCTTCAAACACAGACAATGGATTGCCTGAGGCTGCGACGCCCGGCATCTACACGGCTTTGCGAGAGCAGCTTGGTGTGAAGCTGACGTCGGCAAAGGCTCCTGTCCCGGTGCTGGTGGTGGACAAGATGGAACAGCCTGAGGCGAATTAGGTTTTGCTGGTTTCCTTTTGCGTTGTAGTGGTGCGAGAGGAATACAGGTCCCCTTCGCTTTGCTCGAGGGCATGCTTCGACTTCGCTCAGGATGACGGCCTTTGGCCGTATGAGCTTCGCGTTTGCGAAGCTGGCTTCGTGGATGGAATGTACCAATGATTGTGCAGGGCGATGATTCATCGGGATACTTCGCTGCGCTCAGAATGACGGGCTTTGGCTGTTGGATCGCGCTCTGCGCGAATGCCCAGGTTCGCTTCGCGCACCTGGGGCACCCATTTCCGAGGCGCAATGAAGTTCTATGCTGAATGCATGAACGATGTTGCGCATGTGCTTGGGTTTGATGTGGGGGAGCGGCGTGTGGGCATTGCCGTGACCGATGCGCTGGGTATGGCGCAGCCTTTGATTACGATGGGGCGCTCAAGCCAGAAGGAAGAGATGCGCAACATTGCGCGACTGGTGCGCAAGCACAACGTTGCCGCGATGGTGGTGGGGCATCCGCGCAATATGGATGGCTCTGCGAGCACGCAGACGTTGAAGTGTGAAGCATACGCAGCCGTGTTGCAGAAACACTTTGCGATGCCTGTCCATTTACAGGATGAACGGCTTTCATCCGCAGAGGCGGATGCGTGGCTGGATGCGCGTGGCTATGCTCGCGGGGCTGAGCGCAAAGGCTTGCTGGATCGTGTGGCGGCCATGGTGATATTGCAGGATTGGATGGATGCGCAGGGCCGAACAAAGATGACACTGAGCGACGCGCCGTAGGACCTATTGCAACGACTGCATGTTCCTACAGGTGCGCCATGTACACCCTTGCAGAATCCGTGGCAAGGAAAATCGTACCTTGTGATGTACGTATTTCTTACCGTTGGTGGCACCTTTCACCACCTTTGGTGCAAGTGTTTTTTTCGTGAAATTTTTGCGACATGGGGCTTCCAGAGAGTGCTTCTCATCGTGCTACCATCAGGTTCGTTCCTCAAGCAGAGAAGGGCGTGAGTCCAGCTTGATTGGCTTGATTTGAATTTGCATCACATCACTGATCGGTAGTTGTCAAGGCTCTACCGACGGTTTTCAAAACAGAAACAGACGTGCGCATCCGCCAGGCAGTGCAGAGCGGAAAGGGTTTCGTTGTTTCAAAAATTTCGCTCGCGGCTGCAGTTCCCCCCAAGGCAATGCAGCCAAGGTTTGACAGTGAACGCCCGGACGCTGGTCCGGCAAGGCAAGGAAAGAACCGGATGTCATTTGGACCCACGGCATCGACCGTAACCGCTCCGCAGAACGCCTGGACACGTATCCTGGGCGCGCTTGAGATGAAGGTGAACCGGCAGTCGTTCCACACATGGTTGAAGCCCACGCGCTTCTCCCATGCGAACGGTCGCACGCTTTACATTCGCATCCCCTCGCAACAGTTTCAGCACATCGGCGACCGCTATGCGGACCTGATCCAGGAAGCGATTGAGAACCTGACGCTGGAAGTGGACGATGTCCGCTTTGTGACCGCGGAGGATGACCCCACAACACCAAAGACGCGCGAGGATGGTGGCTTTGCGCCGCTGCCTTCGCACTCGCCCAATGCGCCGCAGACGTCTTCGTCGCTGGCGCCGGGACGCGGTGCCGCACCACAGGCACCCAGCGCAGAGCAGGCACGTTTTGACTGGAACACGGCTGCGCAACTGAATCAGCGCTACCTGTTTGAAAACTTCGTGATCGGCAGCGGCAACCAGTTTGCCCACGCTGCCTCGCAGGCCGTGGCAGAGCGTCCCTCGAAGGCCTACAACCCACTGTTCCTGTATGGCGGCGTGGGTATGGGCAAGACGCATTTGATGCATGCCATTGGGCATGAGGTGAAGCGCCGCAATCCGCACGCCAACATCATGTATGTCTCCGGTGAGAAGTTCACCAACGAGATGATCAACAGCGTGCGCTATGACAAGATGACAGGCTTCCGCGATCGTTATCGCACGGTGGACGTTCTGCTGATTGACGATATTCAGTTCATCAGCGGCAAGGAACGTACGCAGGAAGAGTTCTTCCATACGTTCAATGCGCTGCACGAGAGCATGAAGCAGATCGTAATCACGAGCGATCGTCCGCCGAAGGAACTGGCGGAGCTGGATGATCGTCTGCGTTCACGTTTTGAGTGGGGATTGATCGTCGACATTCAGCCGCCGGATCTGGAGACGAAGGTGGCGATTCTGCAGAAGAAGGCAGAGAGCGAACGCGTTACGCTGCCGACCGATGTTGCCATGTTCGTCGCCAGCAATGTGCGCACCAACGTGCGTGAGCTTGAGGGTGCGCTGATTCGCCTGATTGCATGGTCAAGCCTGCACGGCGTGGAGATTACGCTGGCCACGGCGCAGCAGTGCCTGAAGCAGTTCATTGATACGCAAACGCGCAAGATCACTATCGAAGCCATTCAGAAGGCCACGGCAGAGCAGTTTGGCATGAAGATCAGCGAGTTGAAACAGAAGAACAATTCGCGCCAGATCGTGGTGCCGCGGCAGATTGCGATGTACCTGGCGAAGCAGATGACGGAGGCTTCGCTGCCAGAGATTGGTCGCCAGTTTGGCGGCAAGCACCACACGACAGTGATGCACTCCATTGCGAAGATTGATGAGCAGCGCAGGTCAGATAAGGCGTTGAGCTCCACAATCAGCAAGTTGATGGAGACGCTGAATTAAAGTGCAGATTAAGCTTTGGATATGCAAGGGCTTGGCAATGACCAAACCCTTGCATATTGCGTTGCAACTATCTATTGCTCAGTCAGCAATCGTCTTTAAGGGACATTGTGTCCAGCCTGCCGGGTGCCCCTCTCCGGGAGCTACATATCGAACACAAACAGTGGTCTCATGACGATTTTGAAATTCATCATAGTAGATCACCCGGCCACCTAGAATAGCCCGTTGAAGCCCAGCGTTCACCCTATCCGCTATGACTTGATCCACTATCGTGTCCGATGCACCATGACCTGGAAGAATCTGACCGTTAAACAGTTGACTGCTTACTTCAGGTGGCATGCTAAGTGTTTCGATTTTATTTTGAACATCTCTCCAATCGACCGTCCCATCCCATCCTCCAGAACCAGGGCCAGTCAGTAGAAGCTCCAAACGCTCATGAACGTCTAGTGCGGGTGAGTTTCCGTAATTTTTCCACGGTAGTACCCATTCAATCTTTTGCCCAGCTTGAATTTCGTCGAATACTTTGAGCTCGGATTTGTCGCCTAGTGGAAGCTCTACTCCTATCCATGGGCGCTTATCTGCTTGGAAATTTTTGTTGGCATCTTCAAGCGTTTGGTAGACGAAATAGACTGACAATATCGCAGCAATGAACCCAGCAGCACTAACCCAAGCCGATAATTTTGCTACCTTTAGAGACTTTCTTTCGATCTCGACGGATTCGCTCATGTCCGAAAGAGTATCAAGCTTCCTTCTTGCCCTTTTGTATTTATTAAGTGACCGGGTAGGTTCGATCTTTCCATTGGCCACCTTTGCCGCGATAAAACCTCACAGCCGAAGCCACGGTTGCTGCCATGTAGAACATGGCGATGAGTGGCAGGACGATGCCCCACAACGGTGACTGCTGATAGCGCCGCAGGATGGGTTGGAACAGCGCCGCCATCAGCACCCATGCCGCCGCGCCGCACCACATGGTTACGCCGTGTGTGTGCAGCGCGAGTGCGATGGGCGCGGCGTAAAGCAGCAACATGCCTGCGACTGTTCCCAGCAACAGCAGAGGTGAATAGTGCAACTGCACATAGGCGGTGCGGGCGATCATCTGCCAGATGTCGGCGAACTTTGGATACTCTCGCAGACTGGTTGCGCACGTGGCGTGGCCGAGCCATGTGGCATGGCCACCGCGTTTGACTTCGCGTGCAAGTGCACAGTCGTCGATCAGCTCGGCGCGGATGCGCGAGACACCTTCGATCCTGCGCAGTGCGGCCTGTGAGAGGAGCATGGTGCCACCGGCAGCTGCGGCCACTTTGCTGCGAGGGTCTGCCACGCGAGCGAAGGGATAGAGCATGGCAAAGAAGAAGACGAATGCGGGAATGCCGAAGCGCTCCGGCAGCGTCCTGCAACGGAGGCGCACCATCTCTGAGACTAGGTCGTAACCACCTGCCTGTGCTGCCGCTACCAACTGCGCCACATGGCTTTGCGCATGCACAATGTCCGCATCGGTGAGCAGCACGTAGTCTGCGTCCTCGGCATATTTCAGACCCTGCGATACGGCCCACATTTTGCCGGTCCAGCCTGAGGGCAGGGGTTGGCCCTGTAGGACGGTGAGGCGCGGATCTTCTGCGGCGAGGTCACGGGCGATTTCGCCAGTGCCGTCGGTGCTGTTGTCGTCGACGAGGATGATGCGCAGAGGCCAAGGGTAGTCCTGCCGCAGCAATGCGT is part of the Terriglobus sp. RCC_193 genome and encodes:
- a CDS encoding DUF5060 domain-containing protein, with product MPNLTRRDALKYSGAAAALLPTTLTAQQPKARQQHAPIPQWEVFELTLQGPATGNPFMEVDFAADFHLGHRNVRVPGFYDGEGNYKVRFMPDAEGEWTYATASNNASLAGKTGNFTVTRPLPNAHGPIIVHNTQHFSYADGTPYFPFGTTSYAWIHQSESLQQQTLATLQPAPFNKIRMCIFPKHYEYNHNEPPFYPFPRTNNTNDYTRFDPRFFAHLEQRILDLQKLNIEADLILFHPYDRWGYQSMSPETDALYLRYVVARLGAYRNVWWSLANEWDLMKQKTLADFDRLFHVLEAADAHHHLRSIHYSVTPYDYAHPWVTHASLQTDEFDKAPQWLAAWKKPVGFDECKYEGNLNKRWGNISAAEMVRRFWLGVINGCYVTHGETYLPDTEAAFNEDTTPTLWWSHGGTLHGESSAAIAQLRKLVEASAPTPNARMGFFAQDKPYYLNATVYGGADGKQAQTILYFMDEHQPVWYEFPLPEGTFTAELIDTVRNTITSVPGTHHGKAKLRLPVRPYQAILFRLSF
- a CDS encoding TIGR03435 family protein, which gives rise to MRVSSATMISLNRLRLIVLGLALCGTAACDAQMPLPPLQSGSGGYTGEVPQFDVISVKPHKPGEDRMMMHWGQSDYKAVNMTLKNMISNVYDVKSWLVFGLPGWAESAHWDIDAKVSAPDVKVMSSLTNEQRRTMIGGILKERFGLVVHTESKVQPVFLLTVMPDGPKFKESPAPLPHAEGEKPKPHGMWRMGPGSLSATDMPMPQLAGNLSYFVERTIVDKTGLTGNYDVELKWTPESRANAGTDNGTGDAPPAIFEALKEQLGLKLTADKAPVPTVVVDKILQPEAN
- a CDS encoding TIGR03435 family protein, with the translated sequence MRIAKVMIAMVMVLPYVAVSQEKTPLQFDVITVKPHKEGDTSMWRRWTSSGLEGHNLSLKSLVSVAYDVQPWLVFGLPPWAESTRWDLMAKVTDPEMKPIDKLTGPERLVLIGSILHDRFGLVAHNETKVQPVFVMTAMPDAVKLKQSAPLPPGEPLPKFGRSSFSINNGVAQAKNEKLADLASTLSGMVGRTIIDKTGLTGEYDFEFRWQPESQANGGDNGAADSDRPATIVDALKEQLGLKITADKAPVPTVVVDKILQPEEN
- a CDS encoding TIGR03435 family protein, yielding MLTLNRCRLFVLALVLCGMGSAMCRAQTPYTGPLPVFDVVTIKPHKAGDNNTSVSRSPTNLQATNISLKEMIAGNYNVKAWLIFGLPPWAESQKWDIVAKVSEPDPAVMKNLSREQRNDMVKALLKERFGLQLHMDSKVQPVFEMTAMPEGVKFKESAPPPKNDDGTPGKSPGASTSTSDSHMVAHHVSMKSFAENLSYRVERTVVDKTDLHSENGYELELSWTPDEKNNGGDNGSGQEAPPPIFAAVKEQLGLKLSPAKAEVPTIVIDHVQMPDAN
- a CDS encoding glycosyltransferase, giving the protein MLASIVVAAWIYLAVAHGRFWQAGPELPSHVTPSQMARVAVVIPARDEAPHIEHTLYALLRQDYPWPLRIILVDDNSTDGTGEIARDLAAEDPRLTVLQGQPLPSGWTGKMWAVSQGLKYAEDADYVLLTDADIVHAQSHVAQLVAAAQAGGYDLVSEMVRLRCRTLPERFGIPAFVFFFAMLYPFARVADPRSKVAAAAGGTMLLSQAALRRIEGVSRIRAELIDDCALAREVKRGGHATWLGHATCATSLREYPKFADIWQMIARTAYVQLHYSPLLLLGTVAGMLLLYAAPIALALHTHGVTMWCGAAAWVLMAALFQPILRRYQQSPLWGIVLPLIAMFYMAATVASAVRFYRGKGGQWKDRTYPVT
- the dnaA gene encoding chromosomal replication initiator protein DnaA encodes the protein MSFGPTASTVTAPQNAWTRILGALEMKVNRQSFHTWLKPTRFSHANGRTLYIRIPSQQFQHIGDRYADLIQEAIENLTLEVDDVRFVTAEDDPTTPKTREDGGFAPLPSHSPNAPQTSSSLAPGRGAAPQAPSAEQARFDWNTAAQLNQRYLFENFVIGSGNQFAHAASQAVAERPSKAYNPLFLYGGVGMGKTHLMHAIGHEVKRRNPHANIMYVSGEKFTNEMINSVRYDKMTGFRDRYRTVDVLLIDDIQFISGKERTQEEFFHTFNALHESMKQIVITSDRPPKELAELDDRLRSRFEWGLIVDIQPPDLETKVAILQKKAESERVTLPTDVAMFVASNVRTNVRELEGALIRLIAWSSLHGVEITLATAQQCLKQFIDTQTRKITIEAIQKATAEQFGMKISELKQKNNSRQIVVPRQIAMYLAKQMTEASLPEIGRQFGGKHHTTVMHSIAKIDEQRRSDKALSSTISKLMETLN
- a CDS encoding TIGR03435 family protein, translating into MLLSATRVAAAQDTPQFDAITVRPHDKNDPSQDGGIHWAGLVFEAKNVPLTFLMVQAFGVKKWLIAGLPAWAEKTTWDVNAKVSEGDLKLMQNMTREQRSRMLQAVLAEQFQLRYHYELRVEPVYELAVLPGGPKFKPTPSVAHGSGWTFTQGLVKVEAITMAQFVNGLSPLVERVVVDKTSLAGMYDMELHWTPEASSASNTDNGLPEAATPGIYTALREQLGVKLTSAKAPVPVLVVDKMEQPEAN
- a CDS encoding TIGR03435 family protein, whose translation is MRLRLVRTLLLAAPLVLTGAAFSVNAQQPAASEQTQAAPVWDIVSIKPHKPGDEDVSEHFSPATYTGRNVTFKMLISQAYGVKEWLIFGMPSWVGSQHWDIEAKVSEPDMKVMRKLSREERRAMLVALLRDHVGLVAHKESKMQPVFEMTALPEGVKFKAVPAPSSSDSGEKPRQGSQMTIDDGLISGRGVNMTTLADALASKVERNIVDQTGLKAEYGYIIDLHWTPEERDKGNDNGSGTDAPPPFFEAVREQLGLKMVPGKAEVPTVVVEHIQQPDAN
- the ruvX gene encoding Holliday junction resolvase RuvX, coding for MKFYAECMNDVAHVLGFDVGERRVGIAVTDALGMAQPLITMGRSSQKEEMRNIARLVRKHNVAAMVVGHPRNMDGSASTQTLKCEAYAAVLQKHFAMPVHLQDERLSSAEADAWLDARGYARGAERKGLLDRVAAMVILQDWMDAQGRTKMTLSDAP